Proteins encoded by one window of Fervidobacterium sp.:
- the grpE gene encoding nucleotide exchange factor GrpE has protein sequence MDIEKERKEQAINNEDKLSEEKKDNENTVVQQQEANQYEEENKKLRERITELENQLREIQNAARVIKAMYENYKMDSERQLKEVSKNTALRMLKMLIPVIDDLKRAFNYFEKSKDLEEFYNGTKKIFEKFVKLLENEGLRSIDTNGKFDPFTHEAMEREEREDVEEYTILEVIEEGYVYNGQVIKPAKVKVAVKPRKSEPKEPKEEQE, from the coding sequence ATGGACATTGAAAAAGAAAGAAAAGAACAAGCGATAAACAATGAAGACAAACTTTCTGAAGAAAAGAAAGATAATGAAAATACAGTTGTTCAGCAACAAGAAGCAAATCAGTATGAAGAGGAGAATAAAAAGTTAAGGGAGCGTATAACAGAACTGGAGAACCAGTTAAGAGAGATCCAAAACGCTGCCAGGGTTATAAAGGCTATGTACGAAAATTATAAAATGGATAGTGAAAGGCAATTAAAAGAAGTTTCAAAAAACACTGCTTTGAGAATGCTTAAGATGTTAATTCCGGTAATTGATGATCTTAAAAGGGCGTTCAATTATTTTGAAAAATCTAAAGATCTTGAGGAATTTTACAATGGCACCAAGAAAATATTTGAAAAATTCGTAAAATTACTTGAAAATGAAGGACTGAGGTCTATAGACACGAATGGAAAATTTGATCCTTTCACACATGAAGCTATGGAGAGAGAAGAGAGGGAAGATGTGGAAGAATATACAATATTAGAAGTCATAGAAGAAGGTTATGTGTACAACGGTCAAGTTATAAAACCAGCTAAAGTTAAGGTTGCAGTAAAGCCAAGAAAATCAGAACCAAAAGAACCAAAAGAAGAGCAAGAATAA
- a CDS encoding hybrid sensor histidine kinase/response regulator has product MNFESEKKYLSLIVNIGKELLKVQSVSEIQNLLRTLISFLPSTSDEEYSVWYKNVLLYSTKAFEDLPLENLQNLSSIESVRLDNIILYHKNLSHNTKEVLYALLPSFSLAMGNIELREKLNQTIEELKKLDEYRINFVRSISHELKTPLSIILGNAQLIKMNVFGDASHLKEPIQAIEDAAKQSGELINNLLELSRVETGRVIVKSELIYVKSFEKLINQYKLLAINKGLQFDFQFSGAETFSCDYKIITTIISNLLSNAIKYTDTGFVRGELNVSSNSVFIRISDSGKGISEEQMRHIFDPFFGERTTLSTGLGLAIVKKFVDFLNGKFHVESSLGKGTTFEVIIPRLLRPTIVERKERVQVLLVHPDKNLEKIIRRSVEENNLKVARNGAEAYALALEHTPDVIVTSLGLPDVSGDELILMLRKEPTLANTKFFVYTGGRSQLRNVEEFDVVKDTFKLLFKLSSIFGKDITLLTTKKAYEIISNSKDKLQQFCGNSKCNLVPLDEPFKIPQSELIVVTVAHDEVYEIEQIISKVLMVSNNIIVAATVNERGDFDWYE; this is encoded by the coding sequence ATGAATTTTGAAAGTGAGAAAAAATATTTGAGTTTAATTGTCAACATAGGGAAGGAGCTATTAAAAGTTCAGTCTGTAAGTGAAATTCAGAACTTGCTTAGAACCCTTATTTCGTTCCTACCCTCAACATCTGATGAAGAGTATTCTGTGTGGTACAAAAATGTGTTACTTTACTCAACAAAAGCATTTGAAGACCTGCCATTAGAAAATTTGCAAAATCTTTCGTCTATCGAAAGTGTTAGACTTGACAACATAATTTTATACCATAAAAACTTATCTCATAATACAAAAGAAGTATTGTATGCACTACTACCAAGTTTTAGTCTTGCCATGGGAAACATCGAATTACGCGAGAAATTGAATCAAACCATAGAGGAGTTAAAAAAATTGGATGAATACAGAATAAACTTTGTACGTTCCATATCCCATGAGTTAAAAACACCTCTCAGTATTATACTTGGGAATGCACAACTGATTAAGATGAACGTTTTTGGTGATGCGAGTCATCTAAAAGAACCTATCCAAGCTATTGAAGATGCTGCAAAGCAATCGGGAGAGCTTATAAATAATTTACTTGAACTTTCAAGGGTAGAAACGGGAAGGGTAATCGTAAAATCTGAATTGATCTATGTAAAAAGCTTTGAGAAATTAATAAATCAATACAAACTTTTAGCAATTAACAAGGGACTACAATTTGATTTCCAATTTTCTGGCGCCGAGACGTTTTCGTGTGATTACAAAATAATAACTACTATTATTTCTAATCTTTTGAGTAATGCAATAAAGTATACAGACACTGGTTTTGTTCGTGGAGAGTTAAACGTGTCAAGCAACTCGGTATTTATAAGAATATCAGATAGTGGTAAAGGTATTTCAGAAGAACAGATGAGACATATCTTCGACCCTTTCTTCGGTGAAAGGACTACACTAAGCACGGGCTTAGGATTGGCGATAGTCAAGAAATTTGTTGACTTTTTGAATGGTAAGTTTCATGTTGAGAGTAGTTTAGGGAAAGGAACAACTTTTGAAGTTATTATACCAAGATTACTTAGACCAACAATAGTCGAAAGAAAAGAACGCGTACAAGTTTTACTGGTTCATCCAGACAAAAATCTTGAGAAAATTATTAGACGTTCCGTTGAAGAAAATAACCTGAAAGTGGCTCGAAATGGTGCAGAAGCTTACGCTTTAGCTCTTGAGCATACTCCTGATGTTATAGTAACATCCTTAGGTTTGCCGGATGTAAGTGGAGACGAATTAATACTTATGCTTAGAAAAGAACCTACGTTAGCCAATACAAAATTTTTTGTTTACACAGGTGGACGAAGCCAATTAAGAAACGTCGAAGAATTTGACGTAGTAAAAGATACGTTTAAGTTGTTGTTCAAGCTTTCCTCTATATTTGGCAAAGACATCACACTTTTGACCACAAAAAAGGCATACGAAATAATTTCAAACTCTAAGGACAAGTTACAACAGTTCTGTGGAAATTCAAAATGTAATTTAGTTCCACTTGACGAACCTTTTAAAATACCCCAGAGCGAACTGATAGTAGTTACAGTGGCTCACGATGAAGTTTATGAAATCGAGCAGATTATAAGCAAGGTGCTTATGGTATCAAATAATATTATAGTGGCAGCTACTGTGAACGAAAGGGGAGATTTTGATTGGTACGAGTAA
- the hrcA gene encoding heat-inducible transcriptional repressor HrcA, whose translation MEITERQKKILYCIVQEYINTKTPVSSKRVLENATIERSGATIRNDMNRLMKFGYIFQPHTSAGRVPTDKGLRFYVNELKKIREEIKSKSTYVEAAANFPIGDMEKVLTGAARLLSSSTKGMVVIEKPSPLNLQIRRIVVTPVSKNFSIANIITSLGLSSSIPLQHGEVTDIQQIEELLNKIMSGLTLNEFKVRLREIMFRVNNFKEIDFSTTDKSFLEITERLSMESYEDYITDGLYNLLSNDRMNLKKLQSVLGYVTGETFYKDVFELKSDIYVGKEHGLRFLDDFSVMLGDFYVEKKVIGRVALIFDKFGKYDQIIDSFEYMLNRLTEYFTVVSRNI comes from the coding sequence ATGGAGATTACCGAACGCCAAAAAAAGATATTGTACTGCATAGTGCAAGAATACATAAACACGAAAACCCCTGTTAGTTCAAAGAGGGTACTTGAAAATGCAACTATAGAACGTTCAGGTGCTACTATTAGAAATGATATGAACAGACTGATGAAATTTGGATATATTTTCCAACCACATACCTCTGCTGGTAGAGTTCCTACAGATAAAGGGCTAAGATTTTATGTAAACGAATTGAAAAAGATAAGGGAAGAAATAAAATCTAAAAGCACTTACGTTGAAGCAGCCGCTAATTTTCCAATAGGTGATATGGAAAAAGTACTAACTGGGGCTGCTAGGTTGTTGAGTTCATCAACAAAAGGAATGGTTGTAATTGAAAAGCCCAGTCCTTTGAACCTACAAATTAGGAGAATTGTTGTTACTCCTGTAAGCAAGAATTTTTCGATTGCGAATATAATCACCTCACTTGGGCTGAGTTCATCAATACCACTACAGCACGGAGAAGTCACGGATATACAACAGATTGAGGAGTTACTAAATAAAATTATGAGTGGCTTAACACTGAATGAATTTAAAGTTCGCCTTCGTGAGATAATGTTTAGAGTTAACAATTTCAAGGAAATTGATTTTTCAACAACAGACAAAAGTTTTCTGGAAATTACTGAACGACTTTCGATGGAAAGCTACGAGGATTACATAACAGATGGACTTTACAACTTACTTTCAAATGACAGGATGAATCTTAAGAAACTACAAAGTGTTCTTGGATATGTAACAGGTGAAACATTTTACAAGGATGTTTTTGAGCTAAAAAGTGATATATACGTTGGAAAAGAACATGGTTTAAGATTTCTGGATGATTTTTCGGTCATGTTGGGAGATTTTTATGTAGAAAAAAAGGTTATAGGTAGGGTGGCTCTGATATTTGACAAATTTGGAAAATATGATCAAATAATTGATAGTTTTGAATACATGTTAAACAGACTGACTGAATATTTCACAGTTGTTTCAAGGAATATTTAA
- a CDS encoding methyl-accepting chemotaxis protein — protein MNLSGNLTKELIDDFKKDVLKSLLSIIFLVDPPALLLSYYVFAGLKDYPVWVILLGYGIMAATLGVFTIFLSRFLAQKALINGNYNVPTVLSVVLFLMNFVAATFIGIFAKFIQPLPEETLILRLSGALAINVNILAIFVFIYSKSKLLKETSDDRYTKVMVPISLKLVLGVLSISMWIGPLLLKYLLSKMELPSELQRNFVITNVGLNIILAFFIIFLSRRILSGMPKIIEVLSLVSTGNLTESVNIKSVDEFRYISAKINKAVGGVRNVLRETFQTSNFSVEVLSALTSNFNNFEKTANKTINAVQTQQSGIERITSSIQEITANIEQLSEQSYSLADLAVKVQRLSDELDEKSKASIEQLKRVEETTSGFVKEYEVLEKGIAELTEATKNISNIVETVRSIAEQTNLLALNAAIEAARAGEAGRGFAVVADEIRKLSEETKRSTDTITSTIKAVEQFSRVLSKQIENLRNGIISTESGYKTLFDTFEYLQKAISDISSAINTLAAHSEEQNASAEEMRSGANEIVVNVSKISSQGEEISEVMQNVSKQLDGLSEKLKETINAFNNLKISLDKFKV, from the coding sequence GTGAATTTATCGGGAAACTTAACAAAGGAATTGATCGATGATTTTAAAAAGGACGTTCTTAAGTCTTTGTTATCGATCATCTTTCTGGTTGATCCTCCAGCACTACTTTTATCTTATTACGTCTTTGCTGGTTTAAAAGATTATCCTGTCTGGGTTATTTTGCTTGGGTATGGAATTATGGCAGCTACCCTAGGTGTTTTTACTATTTTTCTTTCGCGTTTTCTTGCACAAAAAGCACTTATTAATGGAAATTATAATGTTCCTACTGTGCTCTCGGTAGTGCTCTTCTTAATGAATTTTGTTGCAGCAACTTTTATAGGTATATTTGCAAAATTCATCCAACCTTTGCCCGAGGAAACTTTAATTTTAAGACTTTCGGGAGCACTTGCTATAAACGTTAATATCTTGGCAATATTTGTATTTATATATTCCAAATCAAAGTTGTTAAAAGAAACATCTGATGATAGATATACAAAGGTAATGGTACCAATCTCTCTGAAGCTTGTACTTGGTGTTCTTTCCATTTCAATGTGGATTGGTCCCTTGCTTTTAAAGTACTTACTTTCGAAGATGGAACTGCCATCTGAGCTACAAAGGAATTTTGTTATTACCAACGTTGGACTTAACATTATATTGGCGTTTTTTATTATATTTTTGTCAAGACGCATATTAAGTGGCATGCCGAAGATTATAGAAGTTCTTTCTCTCGTTTCAACTGGAAATTTAACGGAGAGTGTAAATATCAAATCTGTAGATGAATTTAGGTACATCTCGGCTAAGATAAATAAAGCTGTTGGTGGTGTCAGAAATGTTTTGAGAGAGACCTTTCAAACTTCAAATTTTTCTGTTGAAGTTCTTTCTGCGTTGACATCAAATTTCAACAACTTTGAAAAAACTGCAAATAAGACGATTAACGCCGTACAAACACAGCAATCCGGTATTGAACGTATTACAAGTTCTATACAAGAGATAACAGCAAATATAGAGCAACTATCAGAACAATCTTATTCACTTGCAGATTTAGCTGTAAAAGTTCAAAGACTTTCAGATGAACTGGATGAAAAATCTAAAGCGAGTATTGAGCAGCTCAAGAGGGTTGAAGAAACAACCTCTGGGTTTGTCAAAGAATATGAGGTATTGGAAAAGGGAATAGCGGAATTAACAGAGGCAACCAAGAACATCAGTAACATAGTGGAAACTGTCCGTTCTATTGCAGAGCAGACTAATTTGCTCGCACTTAATGCCGCAATTGAGGCTGCAAGGGCTGGTGAGGCTGGTAGGGGCTTTGCCGTTGTGGCAGATGAAATAAGAAAACTTTCAGAGGAAACAAAGCGCTCAACAGATACAATTACATCTACAATCAAAGCAGTAGAACAATTTTCTAGAGTTTTGAGCAAGCAGATCGAAAATTTGAGAAATGGTATCATTTCAACAGAAAGTGGATATAAAACATTGTTTGATACCTTCGAATATCTACAAAAAGCAATTTCAGATATTTCAAGTGCCATAAATACATTAGCCGCTCATAGTGAAGAACAGAATGCATCTGCTGAGGAAATGAGAAGTGGTGCGAATGAGATTGTGGTAAATGTCTCCAAAATATCAAGTCAAGGCGAGGAAATCTCGGAAGTAATGCAAAATGTAAGTAAACAATTAGATGGTTTGTCTGAGAAACTAAAAGAAACGATAAATGCTTTCAACAATTTAAAAATATCCCTTGATAAGTTCAAAGTTTAA
- a CDS encoding response regulator: protein MVRVMIVEDEIEIRELLTKMLKYEGYQVVSAEDGKEALGILEKEKDIDIILMDINMPQVDGITATKMIRVMGYPAVVVILTAYGDKEIMEEAANAGADDFITKPIDLLLLSARLQFLKKNLPFHKFRLSLTTQIFSQLSMQLDEIEKLIEENNQLTFELVETLYKIVEFRDYETHEHTLRVGWISGRLAEELGLQPSEVTMIQFAAPLHDIGKIGINDSILLKPNKLTHDEFEIVKKHTVIGYEILKTSSSSILNYAANIALYHHEKWDGTGYPNGLKGEEIPLPAAIVSVTDSLDAIVSKRPYKEPRSLNEAFDEIESLRGLWYNPHVVDTLLKMRDEVRCYYLKSCKIL from the coding sequence TTGGTACGAGTAATGATTGTTGAAGATGAAATAGAAATAAGAGAATTACTTACTAAGATGTTAAAATACGAAGGTTACCAAGTTGTAAGTGCGGAAGATGGTAAAGAGGCTTTAGGTATATTGGAAAAAGAAAAGGACATAGACATAATATTGATGGATATAAACATGCCACAAGTTGATGGAATCACTGCCACAAAAATGATACGTGTTATGGGGTATCCTGCCGTAGTAGTAATTTTGACAGCCTATGGCGACAAAGAAATTATGGAAGAAGCGGCAAATGCCGGAGCTGATGATTTTATTACGAAACCGATTGATTTATTACTTCTTTCAGCAAGACTTCAGTTTTTAAAAAAGAATCTGCCATTTCACAAATTTAGGTTGAGTCTTACCACACAAATTTTCTCCCAACTTTCAATGCAACTTGATGAAATTGAAAAACTAATAGAAGAAAACAATCAATTAACATTCGAACTTGTAGAAACACTTTATAAAATTGTTGAGTTTAGAGATTACGAAACACATGAACATACACTTCGCGTTGGATGGATAAGCGGTAGATTAGCTGAAGAATTAGGGCTCCAACCTTCAGAAGTAACAATGATACAGTTTGCAGCTCCACTTCACGACATTGGTAAAATAGGTATAAATGATTCGATCCTTCTAAAACCAAATAAACTAACACATGATGAATTCGAGATTGTGAAAAAACACACCGTAATTGGATATGAGATACTTAAAACAAGTTCATCTTCTATACTTAATTATGCGGCAAATATTGCTCTTTACCACCATGAAAAGTGGGATGGAACAGGTTATCCAAATGGGTTAAAGGGTGAAGAAATTCCTTTGCCTGCTGCTATAGTTTCCGTTACTGACAGTTTAGATGCAATCGTTTCAAAAAGACCTTATAAAGAACCAAGAAGTCTAAATGAAGCATTCGATGAAATAGAAAGCTTAAGAGGTTTATGGTATAACCCACATGTGGTGGACACATTGCTAAAAATGAGAGACGAAGTTAGATGCTATTACTTAAAAAGCTGTAAAATTTTATGA
- the dnaJ gene encoding molecular chaperone DnaJ — MAKKDYYEILGVPRNASDEEIKAAYKKLIKEWHPDKHPDDKKRIAEQKFKEIQEAYEVLSDPQKRAMYDKFGYVGEGTPYAYEQNNTGFGFEDIFRDFLNDDIFNIFFGGQRTQSTSQRSARKVPKRGEDVNLEVTINEKDVFTGKEISVEYDVYAECENCHGEGVEPGSRWVTCSKCHGTGVVREERRTPFGVFINQYTCDVCGGRGNVPGEICHVCRGNGRIRKRITTTVNIPAGVENGTVLRIPRKGNSGINGGEHGDLYIHVNVRKTYDYVRDGDDIIIDVPVEYVTAILGGNVTVNLPSGEIVDVEIPAGTQPNEKLIVRGKGFPNIKTGKRGNLVANIIVRIPKRVSHRERELLKEIAKERGVKI; from the coding sequence ATGGCAAAAAAAGATTATTATGAAATTCTCGGGGTACCACGTAATGCAAGTGATGAAGAGATAAAGGCAGCTTACAAAAAGCTTATAAAAGAATGGCATCCTGATAAACATCCAGATGACAAAAAAAGAATTGCAGAGCAAAAATTCAAGGAAATACAGGAGGCATATGAGGTTTTATCTGACCCTCAAAAGCGTGCAATGTATGACAAATTTGGATACGTTGGAGAGGGTACTCCATATGCATACGAGCAAAATAATACTGGCTTTGGTTTTGAGGATATATTCAGAGATTTTTTAAATGATGATATTTTCAATATATTTTTCGGTGGTCAAAGGACACAATCAACATCACAAAGAAGCGCAAGAAAAGTCCCAAAACGTGGTGAAGATGTTAATTTGGAGGTTACAATTAATGAAAAGGACGTCTTTACTGGGAAGGAGATCTCCGTTGAATACGACGTGTACGCAGAATGTGAAAATTGTCATGGTGAGGGAGTGGAACCAGGTAGTAGATGGGTTACGTGCTCCAAATGTCACGGTACAGGTGTTGTGAGAGAAGAAAGACGTACACCATTTGGTGTATTCATCAATCAATACACTTGTGATGTATGCGGTGGTCGCGGCAATGTACCCGGAGAAATATGTCATGTTTGCAGAGGTAACGGAAGAATACGTAAACGGATAACAACAACTGTTAATATTCCTGCAGGGGTTGAAAACGGTACTGTTTTACGCATTCCAAGAAAAGGAAACTCAGGAATTAACGGAGGAGAGCATGGTGATTTATATATCCACGTAAATGTTAGAAAAACATATGACTATGTACGGGATGGTGATGATATAATAATTGATGTGCCAGTCGAATATGTGACAGCAATATTGGGTGGAAATGTTACAGTCAACTTACCAAGTGGTGAAATAGTGGATGTGGAAATCCCAGCAGGTACACAGCCTAACGAAAAGCTGATTGTTCGTGGGAAGGGATTCCCAAATATAAAAACAGGAAAAAGAGGAAACCTTGTTGCAAATATAATTGTAAGGATTCCAAAACGGGTATCACATAGGGAAAGGGAGTTACTGAAAGAAATAGCAAAAGAGAGAGGTGTGAAAATTTGA
- a CDS encoding MarR family transcriptional regulator, with product MEKKELVLKVLMESKEPLRPGDIAEKSGLSKEDVEKILKELKKDGKIDSPKRCFYQIKK from the coding sequence ATGGAGAAAAAAGAACTTGTTCTGAAAGTATTAATGGAAAGTAAAGAACCTCTTAGACCAGGTGACATAGCAGAAAAAAGTGGTCTCTCAAAAGAGGACGTAGAAAAGATATTGAAAGAATTGAAAAAAGATGGCAAGATAGATTCTCCAAAAAGATGTTTTTATCAAATAAAAAAATAA
- a CDS encoding DUF523 and DUF1722 domain-containing protein, which yields MEFAKPKLVVSRCFFEHTRYDGGMISSDIVKQLEKYCDITRICPEVEIGLPIPREPIDVFLINGQYHLMNKSQSMDLTEKMIYFSRNFAMRIKNEKIDGMILKAKSPSCGLNDAKLYGPNGRIISKTAGLFAKTMIEQLTDLAIESEMRLTNDRIRFEFLTFIFTLASFRKVRTKRHLIEFHSINKFLLLTKNEKIMREMGKLVAQKRFNNALLEEYKALLIKALRTSFRSSKVINTLLHIYGYFKEKITSHEKSFFMELIEDYKNKIVNLQTLVSIIKSWALRYNVEYILMQTFLEPYPKDLEKIKE from the coding sequence ATGGAGTTTGCAAAGCCAAAGTTAGTTGTCAGCAGATGTTTTTTTGAGCATACACGTTACGATGGTGGAATGATTTCAAGTGATATCGTTAAGCAACTTGAAAAGTACTGTGATATTACAAGGATATGCCCAGAGGTTGAGATAGGTTTACCTATACCTCGTGAACCTATTGATGTATTTCTTATAAACGGACAATACCATTTGATGAACAAATCTCAAAGTATGGATTTAACAGAAAAAATGATATATTTTTCCAGGAATTTTGCTATGAGGATTAAAAATGAAAAGATCGATGGAATGATATTAAAGGCAAAATCCCCATCATGTGGATTGAACGATGCAAAGCTTTACGGACCTAATGGTAGGATTATATCAAAAACCGCGGGGCTTTTTGCAAAAACTATGATTGAACAACTAACTGATCTAGCAATTGAAAGTGAGATGAGATTGACAAACGATAGGATAAGATTTGAGTTCCTAACATTTATTTTTACACTTGCAAGTTTTAGAAAAGTTAGAACTAAGAGGCATTTAATAGAATTTCACTCAATAAACAAGTTTCTATTGCTCACAAAAAACGAGAAAATTATGAGGGAAATGGGAAAATTAGTTGCGCAAAAAAGATTTAATAATGCTTTGCTTGAGGAGTACAAAGCATTATTAATTAAAGCTCTAAGAACGTCTTTTAGGTCTTCTAAGGTTATAAATACCCTGCTACACATCTATGGATATTTTAAGGAAAAAATAACGAGCCACGAAAAATCCTTTTTCATGGAATTGATAGAAGATTATAAGAACAAGATCGTTAATTTACAGACTTTAGTTTCGATTAT
- a CDS encoding PQQ-binding-like beta-propeller repeat protein: MNKLSIIILMMYVFLFSLYIIATPFFEHDGFVVLLADLHIPYASKTVQNVLKIVTDLKPLHVFLLGDLTEMGKESEFEKLENYLKLLSDSKIPYNILLGNHDVRWAYRIWKTKNIEGGLYENFKVDIQDISFIGIDTSLYFQQFGHIGEPQIRWIKEQLEDCKKQSKTIILLSHHPFGGPSNYTDDGWKLMNLLDENVFLVFFGHLHSYQRYGGYKSTWFQSLGAAKDGWLTILSWDKNQFYIWKLAVNKDNIGHYNFELVRSISKNSKNQQYNSVKLPELPKSSQAFDELLSYKMENSILSQPVFFDNMIYVVDYSGNVICIDSNGKLVWKLKLSCPVVSNIEVYKNTILVGDLEGKIHLIDSKFGKITRIVNLNAPIFAMKVGMRSLAVGCGKKLHIIKLPNLSITNTHDLGGLVQAPAMYKDGLFFQTSWGGDITVVNEDGELILRIPTGLNYTTAGASTPQIFNELILVTNPSGTLQAFDYINGSKKWELKGLKVGYSSVGKINQLAVVSSIDGTIYILDPKVPQIRVKIPVGSPIYGSVAQKLSSDKFVVGTTSGELVVVSLSGRIEQKVKIHPSYILLNPIILDNKTFLAFTDGTLKMIKISN, translated from the coding sequence ATGAACAAATTAAGCATCATAATTTTGATGATGTATGTTTTTTTGTTTTCTTTATATATTATTGCAACACCATTTTTTGAGCATGATGGTTTTGTCGTTTTATTAGCCGACTTGCACATCCCATACGCTTCTAAAACAGTTCAAAATGTTTTGAAAATTGTTACAGATTTAAAACCTTTGCATGTTTTTTTGCTTGGTGATTTAACCGAAATGGGCAAGGAAAGCGAATTTGAGAAACTAGAAAATTATTTAAAGTTACTGTCTGACTCTAAGATTCCGTACAACATTCTTCTTGGTAACCATGATGTAAGATGGGCTTACAGAATTTGGAAAACAAAAAACATAGAAGGCGGACTTTATGAAAATTTCAAAGTGGATATACAAGATATTTCTTTTATAGGAATAGACACCTCGCTGTATTTTCAACAATTTGGACATATTGGTGAACCACAAATTCGTTGGATAAAAGAGCAATTGGAAGATTGCAAAAAACAATCAAAAACAATTATTCTTTTATCACACCATCCTTTTGGTGGGCCATCAAACTATACGGATGATGGATGGAAATTAATGAATTTATTAGATGAAAACGTTTTTTTGGTGTTCTTTGGACATCTCCACAGTTATCAAAGATATGGAGGTTATAAATCAACTTGGTTCCAAAGCTTGGGTGCTGCGAAAGATGGATGGCTAACGATTCTAAGTTGGGATAAAAATCAGTTCTACATATGGAAGTTAGCGGTAAACAAAGACAATATTGGTCACTATAACTTTGAGTTGGTAAGATCAATATCGAAGAATTCAAAAAATCAACAATATAATTCTGTTAAATTACCTGAATTACCTAAGTCTTCTCAAGCGTTTGATGAATTACTTTCGTATAAAATGGAAAATAGTATCTTATCTCAACCAGTATTTTTTGATAATATGATTTATGTGGTAGATTATTCCGGTAATGTTATCTGTATTGATTCAAACGGAAAACTAGTTTGGAAGTTAAAACTCTCGTGTCCAGTTGTTTCAAACATAGAAGTTTACAAAAATACGATATTGGTAGGTGATCTTGAAGGTAAAATTCATTTGATAGATTCAAAATTTGGTAAGATTACCCGCATTGTGAATTTAAATGCCCCAATATTTGCGATGAAGGTAGGAATGCGATCCCTGGCAGTTGGTTGTGGAAAAAAACTTCATATAATCAAATTACCAAACTTATCTATCACAAATACTCATGATTTAGGTGGTCTTGTTCAGGCACCAGCGATGTACAAAGATGGCTTATTTTTTCAAACATCTTGGGGAGGAGACATAACTGTAGTAAACGAAGATGGTGAACTGATTCTAAGAATTCCAACAGGCTTGAACTACACAACAGCTGGTGCTTCAACACCGCAGATATTCAATGAATTGATACTTGTAACCAATCCTTCGGGTACATTGCAAGCGTTTGACTACATCAACGGTAGCAAAAAGTGGGAGTTGAAAGGTTTAAAAGTAGGATATTCTTCTGTGGGTAAAATAAACCAGTTAGCTGTGGTATCTTCCATAGATGGTACCATTTACATCTTAGACCCCAAAGTTCCACAAATTCGTGTAAAAATACCTGTAGGATCACCTATTTATGGCTCGGTTGCCCAGAAATTATCAAGTGACAAATTTGTCGTTGGAACCACAAGTGGAGAATTAGTAGTAGTTTCTTTAAGTGGTAGAATTGAACAAAAAGTGAAAATACATCCATCTTATATCCTTTTAAATCCAATAATTTTGGATAACAAAACCTTTCTTGCCTTTACCGATGGAACATTGAAAATGATAAAGATTTCAAACTAA